A window of Microcystis aeruginosa FD4 contains these coding sequences:
- a CDS encoding DUF3226 domain-containing protein — MTKIHPKKLLVEGREEMRVIPELAEAHGISWGEKKDTAIIYIKPADGIDNLLDRDNIYNEINDSGLTHLGIIIDADEEPDNRWQSLYNACLPNIPNLPQNLPAAGLIITLESGIKFGVWMMPDNQSRGMLETFLAYLVPDNNLWQYTQNKVIEAKQQGATYRDYHLDKANIHTYLAWQDPPGKQLHDAVKQRILNQSHPQSAIFLRWLQELYEI, encoded by the coding sequence ATGACCAAAATACATCCTAAAAAACTCTTGGTAGAGGGAAGAGAAGAAATGAGAGTTATTCCCGAATTAGCAGAAGCTCATGGCATCTCTTGGGGAGAGAAAAAAGACACAGCTATTATCTATATTAAACCAGCTGATGGTATTGATAATTTACTCGATCGGGATAATATTTACAACGAAATCAATGATAGTGGACTAACTCATTTAGGAATTATCATAGATGCAGACGAAGAACCTGATAATCGTTGGCAAAGTTTATATAATGCCTGTTTACCAAATATCCCTAACTTACCTCAAAATTTACCAGCAGCGGGATTAATTATAACTCTAGAATCGGGTATAAAATTCGGTGTGTGGATGATGCCCGATAATCAATCGAGAGGGATGTTAGAGACTTTTTTAGCCTATTTAGTTCCCGATAATAATCTTTGGCAATATACACAAAACAAGGTGATAGAGGCAAAACAACAAGGGGCAACCTATAGGGATTATCATCTAGATAAGGCTAATATTCATACCTATTTAGCTTGGCAAGATCCGCCGGGGAAACAACTGCACGATGCAGTCAAACAAAGAATACTTAATCAATCCCATCCCCAATCAGCAATTTTTTTGAGATGGTTACAGGAGTTATATGAGATTTGA
- a CDS encoding AAA family ATPase yields MLQCLKIEGFRGFQNFEMANLGRINLLVGKNNSGKTSILEAIQFLYAQNNIDIFLETISYRGEFGWSESNLPSRTKVFEICHLFHGHEIIPSKKIIISGYGKSYLASVTISVESIPIQLSLFSDKNDDLNQNNDHNFDNEEWGKLLLSIGWIGSQKPIEMELLANGTLARDSIRRIASLSRISHKIGIDNKIELKFLTPFSLTSSDMAALFDNIVLSPLEDLIIESLKIIEPKIERIASVGSGKYLTSNNLGVRGGFLIKIKNHDQPIPIGSLGDGFWRMLGLVLAMVNIENGILLVDEIDSGLHFTVMTDMWKVVWETAKRLNIQVFATTHSRDCWQSLAELIIEEKIADNEITIQRIDKDKEKAVSFNTRQIYLASERDIEVR; encoded by the coding sequence ATGTTACAATGCTTAAAAATTGAAGGCTTTCGCGGTTTTCAGAATTTTGAGATGGCCAATCTTGGTCGAATTAATCTCTTAGTAGGTAAAAATAATAGCGGTAAAACTTCTATTTTAGAAGCGATTCAGTTTTTGTATGCTCAGAATAATATAGATATATTTCTTGAAACTATTAGCTATAGAGGTGAGTTTGGTTGGTCAGAAAGTAATCTACCTAGTCGCACTAAAGTTTTTGAAATTTGTCATTTATTTCATGGGCATGAAATCATCCCAAGTAAAAAAATTATCATCAGTGGATATGGCAAATCCTATCTAGCAAGTGTTACCATTTCTGTTGAAAGCATTCCTATACAACTATCTTTATTTTCAGACAAAAATGATGATCTAAATCAAAATAATGATCACAATTTCGACAATGAGGAATGGGGTAAACTTCTTTTAAGTATTGGATGGATTGGCTCACAAAAACCTATTGAAATGGAACTTCTTGCCAACGGTACTCTTGCCAGAGATTCTATAAGAAGAATAGCTAGTTTAAGCAGAATTTCCCATAAAATAGGTATTGATAATAAAATTGAATTGAAGTTCTTAACACCATTTTCTCTAACAAGTTCTGATATGGCAGCACTTTTTGATAACATTGTTCTCTCTCCTTTAGAAGATTTAATTATTGAATCTTTGAAAATTATTGAGCCAAAAATTGAAAGGATAGCCAGTGTTGGTTCTGGCAAGTATTTAACTTCAAATAATCTAGGTGTTAGAGGTGGGTTTTTAATCAAAATTAAAAATCATGATCAACCTATACCTATTGGCAGTTTAGGCGATGGATTTTGGCGAATGTTAGGATTAGTTTTAGCGATGGTTAACATTGAAAATGGAATTTTATTAGTTGATGAAATTGATAGCGGATTGCATTTTACTGTCATGACTGATATGTGGAAAGTAGTCTGGGAAACCGCCAAAAGACTCAATATTCAGGTATTCGCCACCACTCACAGCCGCGATTGTTGGCAAAGTTTAGCCGAATTAATTATCGAAGAAAAAATTGCTGATAATGAGATTACTATTCAAAGGATAGATAAGGACAAGGAAAAAGCAGTTTCCTTCAATACTAGACAAATTTACCTCGCTTCTGAAAGAGATATTGAGGTTCGCTAA
- a CDS encoding divergent PAP2 family protein produces the protein MQDFQQVLHNQILLISLLACFTAQGLKALIELIRDGKVSLRYLVSSGGMPSAHSALVGALATGVGLQMGWSSAEFAIAALFAVIVMYDAAGVRQAAGKQARILNQIIDEMFQGGKEFNEERLKELIGHTPFQVLVGLSLGIGIAMVLLCR, from the coding sequence ATGCAGGACTTCCAGCAGGTGTTACACAATCAAATACTGCTAATCTCTCTTTTAGCTTGTTTCACTGCCCAGGGACTAAAAGCGCTGATTGAGTTAATCCGCGATGGTAAGGTGAGTCTGCGCTATCTAGTCTCGTCGGGGGGAATGCCTAGCGCTCACTCGGCGCTGGTGGGGGCCTTGGCTACTGGGGTAGGATTACAGATGGGTTGGTCTAGTGCCGAATTTGCCATCGCTGCGCTTTTTGCGGTTATTGTTATGTATGATGCGGCCGGAGTGCGTCAGGCAGCGGGAAAACAGGCCCGGATTCTCAATCAAATTATCGATGAAATGTTCCAGGGAGGCAAGGAATTTAACGAGGAACGTTTAAAGGAATTAATTGGTCATACTCCTTTTCAAGTGCTGGTCGGTTTAAGTTTAGGTATCGGTATCGCCATGGTGCTGCTCTGTCGTTAA
- the crtE gene encoding geranylgeranyl diphosphate synthase CrtE: MVTRGERGVEVRKNESFSLASYLEEKRLIVESALDSSLVIGNPAKIYEAMRYSLLAGGKRLRPILCLATCELMGGSLEMALPTACALEMIHTMSLIHDDLPAMDNDDYRRGKLTNHKVFGEDIAILAGDGLLAYAFEYVATQTRNVPPVQILEVIASLGRTVGAAGLVGGQVLDLESEGKPDISAETLGFIHTQKTGALLETSVVSGAVLAGAKGEDIAKLARYAQNIGLAFQIIDDVLDITATKEELGKTAGKDLQAQKATYPSLWGIEGSRQQAQQLIDSAIGELSSYDEAAEPLRAIAEYIVNRKN, translated from the coding sequence ATGGTTACTAGGGGCGAACGAGGAGTAGAAGTGAGGAAAAACGAGAGCTTTTCTCTGGCTTCCTATCTGGAGGAAAAGCGGTTAATTGTCGAGTCAGCTTTGGATAGCTCTTTAGTTATCGGCAATCCCGCCAAAATCTACGAGGCGATGCGCTATTCTCTCCTCGCTGGCGGCAAACGTCTGCGACCAATTTTATGTCTGGCTACCTGTGAATTGATGGGGGGTTCCCTGGAGATGGCTTTACCCACCGCTTGCGCCCTAGAAATGATTCACACGATGTCATTAATTCATGACGATTTACCCGCCATGGACAACGATGATTACCGACGCGGGAAATTAACCAATCATAAGGTTTTTGGCGAAGATATCGCTATTTTAGCTGGGGATGGTCTCCTGGCCTACGCTTTCGAGTATGTGGCTACCCAGACTCGTAATGTTCCCCCCGTACAGATTTTAGAGGTAATTGCTAGTTTAGGTCGCACGGTCGGGGCAGCGGGTTTGGTGGGAGGTCAGGTTTTAGACTTGGAATCTGAAGGAAAACCCGATATTTCGGCAGAAACTCTCGGTTTTATCCATACTCAGAAAACCGGGGCCCTGTTGGAGACTTCTGTGGTGTCGGGGGCAGTTTTAGCGGGGGCAAAAGGGGAAGATATAGCTAAATTAGCCCGTTATGCCCAAAATATTGGCTTGGCTTTCCAAATTATCGATGATGTTCTCGATATCACGGCGACAAAGGAGGAATTAGGCAAAACCGCCGGCAAGGATCTACAGGCACAAAAAGCTACCTATCCTAGTCTCTGGGGGATAGAAGGGTCCCGCCAGCAAGCTCAACAGTTAATAGATAGTGCCATCGGTGAATTGAGTAGCTACGATGAGGCCGCTGAACCTTTACGGGCCATCGCCGAGTATATTGTTAATCGTAAAAATTAA
- a CDS encoding serine/threonine protein kinase — protein MLLGQILSDRYQIQSQLGKQTGRRTFLAQDLKTGTTVVVKLLIFSPDFEWTDLKLFEREAETLKHLDCRSIPEYIDYFEVRTDTYQGFALVQSYIEAKSLKEQIENGRKFSEADLQELAKSILGILIYLHGLNPPIIHRDLKPSNILLKDRSGHSIGNVYLIDFGSVQTVAQQEQATLTIVGTYGYMPPEQFGGRTVAASDLYSLGATLIYLATGIHPADLPQKDGKIQLNNLANLSPAFVHWLGQLIEPSLEKRFISAQAANQALNTLHEMQLTSSNLEKPAGSRVQLQKSGEKIIISLPPEGFTPKLIFPGTFAIAWNAFLLVWTGGAISIPLWMSWFFLLFSLPFWFVGLGMLGGIIYCLKGEEIITIDSQEIVAIQRILGLTLPGKKKMARQHINKLVKADGYHTKDDDGDRVYVPMALTIWAGTKEYTISSKTKEYLSKPEIEWLAAELSQWLGIPITNK, from the coding sequence ATGCTGCTAGGGCAAATTTTAAGCGATCGATACCAAATTCAAAGTCAGTTAGGTAAACAAACCGGAAGACGCACTTTTCTCGCCCAAGATCTAAAAACGGGTACTACTGTTGTCGTCAAATTATTAATCTTCAGTCCCGATTTTGAATGGACAGATTTAAAACTCTTTGAACGGGAGGCCGAAACTCTTAAACATCTAGATTGTCGCTCGATTCCTGAATATATCGACTATTTTGAAGTTCGCACCGATACCTATCAAGGTTTTGCCCTTGTTCAGAGTTATATCGAGGCTAAATCTCTCAAGGAACAGATAGAAAATGGTCGCAAATTTAGTGAAGCAGACCTGCAAGAATTAGCTAAATCTATCCTAGGTATTTTAATTTATCTCCATGGACTTAATCCGCCAATTATTCACCGGGATTTGAAACCTAGTAATATTTTACTAAAAGATCGCTCTGGCCATAGTATCGGTAATGTTTATTTAATTGATTTTGGTTCTGTCCAGACTGTTGCTCAACAGGAACAGGCTACTTTAACTATCGTCGGAACCTACGGTTATATGCCACCCGAACAATTCGGTGGTCGCACCGTTGCCGCTTCTGATTTATACAGTTTAGGAGCCACTTTAATCTATCTAGCTACAGGCATTCATCCCGCCGATTTACCCCAAAAAGATGGCAAAATTCAATTAAATAATTTAGCCAATTTAAGTCCTGCTTTTGTTCATTGGTTAGGGCAGTTAATTGAACCTAGTCTCGAGAAAAGGTTTATTTCAGCACAGGCAGCAAATCAAGCTTTAAATACTCTCCACGAAATGCAATTAACTTCCTCAAACCTTGAAAAACCCGCCGGGAGTCGGGTACAGTTGCAAAAAAGCGGGGAGAAAATTATAATATCTTTACCTCCCGAAGGTTTTACCCCTAAATTAATTTTTCCTGGAACCTTTGCCATCGCTTGGAATGCTTTTTTATTAGTATGGACAGGAGGAGCCATTTCTATTCCTCTGTGGATGAGTTGGTTTTTTCTGCTCTTTTCCTTGCCCTTTTGGTTTGTGGGTTTAGGAATGCTTGGCGGGATTATTTATTGTCTCAAAGGGGAGGAAATTATCACTATTGATAGTCAAGAAATTGTTGCCATTCAGCGAATTTTGGGTTTGACACTTCCGGGCAAAAAGAAAATGGCACGGCAACATATTAATAAACTGGTGAAAGCTGATGGTTATCATACCAAAGATGACGATGGCGATCGAGTTTATGTGCCGATGGCTTTAACTATTTGGGCGGGGACTAAAGAATATACTATTAGCAGTAAAACAAAAGAATATCTGAGCAAACCCGAAATTGAATGGTTAGCAGCGGAATTAAGTCAATGGTTAGGAATACCAATTACTAATAAGTAG
- the def gene encoding peptide deformylase: MSATITVEKRKLEKPPLELHYLGDRVLRQPAKRITKVDDSIRQLAREMLQTMYSSNGIGLAAPQVAVNKQLIVIDCEPDKPENTPLILINPQIIGYSRELCKAEEGCLSIPDVFLDVIRPQAIEVSYKDEQGKPRKLQANGLLARVIQHEMDHLNGVMFVDRVDNDLALNEELKKHGFSVQAVKPVEKVTK, from the coding sequence ATGAGCGCCACTATTACCGTAGAAAAACGCAAATTAGAAAAGCCCCCTTTAGAACTGCATTATCTCGGCGATCGAGTCTTGCGTCAACCGGCCAAGCGGATTACTAAAGTCGATGACAGCATTCGTCAATTAGCCAGAGAAATGCTGCAAACTATGTATAGTTCCAATGGTATCGGATTAGCGGCTCCCCAAGTGGCAGTTAATAAACAATTGATTGTCATCGATTGTGAACCCGATAAACCCGAAAATACGCCCCTAATTCTGATTAATCCCCAAATTATCGGTTATAGTCGGGAATTGTGCAAAGCGGAAGAGGGTTGTTTGAGTATTCCCGATGTGTTTTTAGATGTCATCCGTCCCCAAGCGATCGAAGTGAGTTATAAAGATGAACAGGGCAAACCGCGAAAACTGCAAGCTAACGGTTTACTAGCGCGGGTAATTCAACACGAAATGGATCATCTTAATGGTGTCATGTTCGTGGACAGAGTAGATAACGATTTGGCACTCAATGAAGAATTAAAAAAACACGGTTTTTCCGTGCAAGCGGTGAAACCCGTCGAGAAAGTGACAAAATAA
- a CDS encoding 2Fe-2S iron-sulfur cluster-binding protein yields the protein MTTTYKVEISHLGTTQTIEVREDQTILQAAYDAGIDLPSSCNAGVCTTCAAQLSQGSVEQSDGMGLSPDLQKEGYALLCVAYPRSDIKLESGKEEVVYQRQFGKP from the coding sequence ATGACCACAACCTACAAAGTAGAAATTTCTCATTTAGGAACAACACAAACGATCGAAGTTAGGGAAGATCAAACTATACTACAAGCGGCCTACGATGCGGGAATCGACTTACCCAGTTCTTGCAATGCGGGCGTATGTACTACCTGTGCCGCTCAACTTTCCCAGGGTAGCGTCGAACAAAGTGATGGCATGGGATTATCCCCCGACCTGCAAAAAGAAGGCTATGCTTTGTTATGTGTGGCCTATCCTCGCTCGGATATTAAACTGGAATCTGGCAAGGAAGAAGTGGTTTATCAACGTCAATTCGGAAAACCCTAG
- a CDS encoding glutamine hydrolyzing CTP synthase, with the protein MSKFVFVTGGVVSSIGKGIVAASLGRLLKSRDYSVSILKLDPYINVDPGTMSPFQHGEVFVTDDGAETDLDLGHYERFTDTELSRLNSVTTGSIYQAVLNKERRGAYMGGTVQVIPHITNEIKERILRVAKDTNPDIVITEIGGTVGDIESLPFLEAIRQFRKDVGRNNVIYMHVTLIPWIPAAKEMKTKPTQHSVKELRSIGIQPDVLVCRCHLPLQPGLKEKLSAFCDVPVESVITAQDASSIYEVPLNLEKEGLAQQTLELLNLGPRYPHLEEWENLIRQMQSPGQKLEIAIVGKYVQLGDAYLSVVEALKHAAIALNSEIELRWVSAEDVDKDSAEAHLSGVDGIVVPGGFGIRGVDGKIKAIEYARVNNIPFLGLCLGMQCSIIEWGRNVARLERANSSEFEEDTPNPVINLLPEQADVVDLGGTMRLGLYPCRLNPDSLAFSLYGQEVIYERHRHRYEFNNAYRSLFFETGYLVSGTSPDGRLVEIIELPKHPFFIATQFHPEFRSRPNKAHPLFSGFMKAALKGREQKFSLSSQHSAIS; encoded by the coding sequence ATGAGTAAATTTGTCTTTGTCACCGGGGGAGTCGTTTCCAGTATTGGGAAAGGAATTGTCGCTGCTAGTTTGGGAAGATTGTTGAAAAGTCGGGATTATTCCGTCTCAATTCTGAAATTAGACCCCTATATCAACGTGGATCCAGGTACGATGAGTCCTTTTCAACACGGAGAGGTATTTGTCACCGATGATGGGGCCGAAACCGACCTCGACCTTGGCCACTACGAACGTTTTACCGATACGGAACTCTCCCGTCTCAATAGCGTGACTACTGGCTCGATTTATCAAGCGGTATTGAATAAAGAGCGCCGTGGTGCTTATATGGGGGGAACTGTGCAGGTAATTCCCCATATTACCAACGAAATCAAGGAAAGGATTCTCCGGGTGGCCAAAGATACCAACCCCGATATTGTCATCACAGAAATTGGTGGTACGGTGGGAGATATCGAATCCTTGCCTTTTTTAGAAGCAATTAGGCAATTTAGGAAGGATGTGGGTCGAAATAACGTGATTTATATGCACGTTACCCTAATTCCTTGGATTCCGGCCGCTAAGGAGATGAAAACGAAACCGACGCAACACTCGGTCAAGGAATTAAGATCGATCGGCATTCAACCGGATGTGTTAGTCTGTCGTTGTCATCTACCCCTACAACCGGGGTTAAAAGAAAAACTCTCAGCTTTCTGTGATGTGCCGGTGGAATCGGTGATTACTGCTCAGGATGCCAGCAGCATCTACGAAGTTCCTCTCAATCTGGAAAAAGAGGGATTAGCGCAACAAACCCTAGAATTATTAAACCTGGGTCCCCGATACCCCCATCTGGAGGAGTGGGAAAATCTCATCCGACAGATGCAATCCCCCGGTCAAAAATTAGAGATAGCTATTGTTGGTAAATATGTGCAGTTGGGGGACGCTTATCTCTCGGTGGTGGAGGCCCTTAAACACGCAGCTATTGCCCTTAATAGCGAGATAGAATTGCGTTGGGTAAGTGCCGAAGATGTGGATAAAGATTCGGCCGAAGCTCATTTAAGCGGTGTTGACGGTATTGTTGTACCCGGTGGTTTTGGGATTAGGGGTGTGGATGGCAAAATTAAGGCGATCGAGTATGCTAGGGTCAATAATATTCCTTTCTTGGGTCTCTGTTTAGGGATGCAGTGTTCGATTATCGAATGGGGTCGCAATGTGGCCCGATTAGAAAGGGCCAATAGTTCCGAATTTGAAGAGGATACACCGAATCCAGTGATTAATTTACTGCCAGAACAGGCAGATGTGGTGGATTTAGGGGGAACAATGCGCTTAGGTCTCTATCCCTGTCGTTTAAATCCCGATAGTCTAGCTTTCTCTCTCTACGGTCAAGAGGTTATCTATGAGCGCCATCGTCACCGTTACGAGTTCAATAATGCCTATCGTAGTCTCTTTTTTGAGACTGGTTATCTGGTGAGTGGCACTTCTCCTGATGGTCGTTTGGTGGAAATTATCGAACTACCAAAACATCCTTTCTTTATTGCTACCCAATTTCACCCCGAATTTCGCTCCCGTCCCAATAAAGCTCATCCTCTCTTTTCTGGTTTCATGAAAGCGGCCCTCAAGGGTAGAGAGCAAAAGTTCTCCCTGAGTAGTCAGCATTCAGCTATTAGTTAG
- a CDS encoding serine/threonine-protein kinase, with amino-acid sequence MEVICTRPHCPRPRNQCLDLDDNNRLTSIEQKYCITCGMPLILGGRYLPERLLGQGGFGAAFLAVDRYSPKKAKCVLKQFQPSGNLSPQALEKAKTLFFQEAHVLEDLGREHPQIPDLYAFFPLKVKNQLTGEEEQFFYLAQEYIDGKNLEQILQQQQKPFQESEVKNILKELLLILKFIHENGSIHRDIKPSNIMLSKNGRLYLLDFGAVKQATNNPNNTQEKSTTIYSAGFAPPEQQLGNQVSAATDLYALAATCVILLTNRDPDELYDPQKQFWNWQNYAPNISSDLAQVFNKMLLANPRDRFQSCGEVLTALNPPPPFSPSPSPSPIPPSPPPSPIPSSPPSPPVMRKTSRFSLGETFANAAFTGFEGTLLVIALNSLVPSAGIVIAFMILGGLVLALFKKVIEGKDLPILAAITLVFLLIPQLQGTLRFPEIAIIAVMAAIGAIAITAFFWLIYQIILRLF; translated from the coding sequence ATGGAAGTTATTTGCACGCGTCCCCACTGTCCGAGACCGCGTAATCAGTGCCTAGACCTAGACGATAACAATCGCTTAACCTCGATCGAGCAGAAATATTGTATTACTTGCGGGATGCCATTAATTTTGGGGGGACGTTATTTACCAGAACGTCTATTGGGACAAGGGGGATTTGGGGCAGCATTTTTAGCAGTAGATCGTTATAGTCCCAAAAAAGCTAAATGTGTACTCAAACAATTTCAACCTTCCGGTAATTTAAGTCCGCAAGCTTTAGAAAAAGCGAAAACCTTATTTTTTCAAGAAGCGCACGTTTTAGAAGATTTAGGACGAGAACATCCCCAAATCCCCGATCTCTATGCTTTTTTCCCTTTAAAAGTCAAGAATCAATTAACGGGAGAAGAAGAGCAATTTTTTTATCTGGCCCAGGAATATATCGACGGTAAAAACTTAGAACAAATTCTCCAGCAGCAACAAAAACCCTTTCAAGAAAGTGAAGTTAAAAACATTCTCAAAGAACTACTTCTTATCCTCAAATTTATTCATGAAAATGGTTCCATTCACCGGGATATAAAACCATCTAACATCATGTTATCCAAAAATGGCCGCCTCTATTTACTCGATTTTGGGGCAGTAAAACAGGCTACCAATAATCCCAATAATACACAAGAGAAATCCACAACAATTTACTCGGCTGGATTTGCTCCTCCCGAACAACAATTAGGCAATCAGGTATCGGCAGCCACAGATTTATATGCCTTAGCAGCTACCTGTGTTATACTCTTAACTAATCGCGATCCTGATGAGCTATACGATCCGCAAAAACAGTTCTGGAATTGGCAAAATTATGCCCCTAATATTAGCTCAGATTTAGCCCAAGTATTCAATAAAATGTTACTAGCAAATCCCCGGGATAGATTTCAATCCTGTGGAGAAGTTTTAACCGCTTTAAATCCTCCTCCTCCATTTTCCCCATCTCCTTCACCTTCTCCAATTCCCCCATCTCCTCCACCTTCTCCAATTCCTTCATCTCCTCCATCTCCTCCAGTGATGAGAAAAACTTCCCGCTTTTCTCTTGGAGAAACTTTCGCTAATGCTGCCTTTACAGGGTTTGAGGGGACATTATTAGTAATTGCCTTAAATAGTTTAGTTCCCTCGGCAGGAATTGTCATCGCCTTTATGATCTTAGGTGGCTTAGTTTTGGCATTATTTAAAAAAGTGATTGAAGGGAAAGATTTACCGATTCTAGCAGCAATTACCCTCGTTTTCCTGTTAATTCCGCAACTGCAAGGAACTCTAAGGTTTCCTGAAATTGCTATCATTGCCGTGATGGCAGCCATTGGAGCCATTGCTATTACCGCCTTTTTCTGGTTAATATATCAGATAATTTTGCGATTATTTTAA
- a CDS encoding aminotransferase class I/II-fold pyridoxal phosphate-dependent enzyme — protein sequence MPSPESAPLLSQLQKKVNSLDVPFYAPGHKQGEGIGEDLSNLLGKSVFKADLPELPDLDNLFAPTGVIKEAQILAAETFGADKSWFLVNGSSCGIIAAILATCGEGDKIILARNIHKSAISGLILSGAQPIFINPEYNPTIDLNLNITPQSLANALKLHPDAKAVMVVSPTYQGVCCDLKTIAQITDHYSIPLLVDEAHGAHFAFHPDLPPAALSLGADMAIQSTHKVLGALTQASMLHLKSDRISSEKVDRALQLVQTTSPSYLLLASLDSARKQMATQGLDLLSKTLDLAAIARKELNKIPNISVLDFPHSIPGCHWFDRTRLTVIVKDFGLTGYEIDDILREKYAVTAELPTFSQLTFIISIGNHREHINRLITAFQCLKSPSSTSLPPTPPPVTGNLAISPRKAFFAPTEIVSRKNALDRLSADVICPYPPGIPVLMPGELISQEILDYLQTILDLGGTITGGSDDNLATFRVLK from the coding sequence ATGCCTTCGCCAGAGTCCGCTCCGTTATTATCACAACTGCAAAAAAAAGTCAATAGTTTAGATGTACCATTTTATGCGCCAGGGCATAAGCAGGGGGAAGGAATCGGGGAAGATTTAAGTAATTTACTGGGAAAAAGCGTCTTTAAAGCCGATTTACCCGAATTACCCGACCTGGATAATTTGTTTGCCCCGACGGGAGTGATTAAAGAAGCGCAAATTTTAGCAGCCGAGACATTTGGGGCAGATAAAAGCTGGTTTTTAGTCAATGGTTCCAGTTGTGGCATTATTGCGGCGATTTTAGCCACTTGCGGCGAGGGAGATAAAATTATTTTGGCGAGAAATATTCATAAATCGGCAATTTCGGGCTTAATTCTCTCTGGGGCGCAACCTATCTTTATCAATCCTGAATATAATCCCACTATCGATCTAAATTTAAATATAACCCCCCAATCCCTCGCAAATGCCCTAAAACTCCATCCCGACGCTAAAGCGGTGATGGTAGTCTCTCCCACCTATCAAGGGGTTTGCTGTGACTTAAAAACTATCGCCCAGATTACCGATCATTATTCTATCCCGCTGCTCGTCGATGAGGCTCACGGGGCGCATTTTGCCTTTCATCCCGATTTACCTCCGGCTGCCCTGTCTCTCGGCGCCGATATGGCTATTCAGTCCACCCATAAGGTTTTGGGGGCCTTAACTCAAGCATCGATGTTACACTTAAAAAGCGATCGCATTAGTTCCGAAAAAGTCGATCGAGCCTTACAATTAGTTCAAACCACTAGCCCTAGTTATTTGCTTCTCGCTTCCCTTGATAGTGCTAGAAAGCAAATGGCGACGCAAGGACTAGATTTACTGAGCAAAACTCTTGATTTAGCCGCTATCGCCCGAAAAGAACTCAATAAAATTCCTAATATCTCTGTTTTAGACTTTCCCCATTCTATCCCGGGTTGTCACTGGTTCGATCGCACTCGTTTAACGGTAATTGTCAAAGATTTTGGCTTAACTGGTTACGAAATAGACGATATTTTGCGAGAAAAATACGCTGTCACCGCAGAATTACCGACTTTCAGCCAACTTACTTTTATTATCTCCATCGGCAACCATCGCGAACACATTAATCGCCTAATTACTGCTTTTCAATGCCTGAAATCCCCTTCCTCTACCAGTTTACCCCCCACTCCTCCCCCAGTCACGGGAAATTTGGCTATTTCTCCTAGAAAGGCTTTTTTTGCCCCTACAGAGATAGTATCCCGGAAAAATGCCCTCGATCGTCTTAGTGCTGATGTTATCTGTCCCTATCCCCCCGGTATTCCCGTTTTGATGCCGGGAGAGTTAATTTCGCAGGAAATCCTCGACTATCTGCAAACTATTTTAGACCTCGGTGGCACGATTACCGGCGGTAGTGATGATAATTTGGCAACTTTCAGGGTTTTAAAATAA